A genomic segment from Candidatus Hydrogenedentota bacterium encodes:
- a CDS encoding PmoA family protein, which produces MRIFLCLTLTLTLLGCVAGAQGLDGRQIHLRAGEHPSQWAPVALPYDGPQPADNQRVIVVESKTGKEFPATVREGEFVFVPEGATPNQELDYVVQLKEDAVPPAVQVVKKENADALDIIVGGKPFTTYTYSNDNRKPFLWPVLSEGGVGVTRDWPMGEKVVTEDHVHQKSFWTAYGDINGVDCWAETGEKSGYQHSDSVASGSGGAYGWIVAKNTWQDKDHNPVIAENREYRFYNTPESMKMVDVKVQFTAAYGDAKFGDTKEGGIVSLRMRDAMIEKNGTGVITNAEGLKGMEACWGKPSAWCDYSGTLEGAGLRGIAVFDNPANLRYPSRWHVRDYGLMGANCFGLNHFTKGEENGDYLLKNGEALVFAYRVYIHSGDAAQAKVGDRYADYVTPPKAEWAGAK; this is translated from the coding sequence ATGCGAATCTTCCTGTGTCTTACCTTAACGCTGACGTTGCTGGGCTGCGTGGCCGGCGCCCAGGGTTTGGATGGCCGTCAGATTCACCTGAGGGCGGGCGAACACCCCAGCCAATGGGCGCCCGTGGCGCTGCCGTACGACGGCCCCCAACCGGCCGACAACCAGCGCGTCATCGTAGTGGAATCGAAGACGGGCAAAGAGTTTCCGGCCACCGTTCGTGAGGGCGAGTTCGTGTTCGTTCCCGAGGGCGCGACCCCCAACCAGGAACTCGACTACGTCGTACAGCTGAAGGAAGACGCCGTTCCCCCCGCGGTCCAGGTAGTCAAGAAGGAAAACGCCGACGCACTGGACATCATCGTCGGCGGCAAACCTTTCACCACCTACACATACAGCAACGATAACCGCAAGCCATTCCTGTGGCCCGTGCTGTCCGAGGGCGGCGTGGGCGTCACTCGCGACTGGCCAATGGGCGAAAAGGTCGTAACCGAAGACCACGTGCACCAGAAATCGTTCTGGACCGCCTACGGCGACATCAACGGCGTGGATTGCTGGGCCGAGACGGGAGAGAAGTCGGGCTATCAGCATTCGGATTCCGTAGCCAGCGGTTCGGGCGGCGCATACGGATGGATCGTGGCCAAGAACACCTGGCAGGACAAGGACCATAATCCAGTCATCGCGGAAAACCGCGAATACCGTTTTTACAATACGCCTGAGAGCATGAAGATGGTCGACGTCAAAGTGCAGTTCACCGCGGCGTACGGCGACGCAAAATTCGGCGACACCAAGGAAGGCGGCATTGTATCGCTGCGAATGCGCGACGCGATGATCGAGAAGAACGGCACCGGCGTCATCACCAACGCCGAGGGTCTCAAAGGCATGGAGGCGTGCTGGGGCAAGCCCTCCGCGTGGTGCGATTACTCGGGCACGCTCGAGGGCGCCGGCCTGCGCGGCATCGCCGTGTTTGACAACCCCGCCAACCTGCGGTATCCATCCCGCTGGCACGTTCGAGACTACGGACTGATGGGCGCGAACTGTTTCGGGCTGAATCATTTCACCAAAGGAGAAGAAAACGGGGATTACCTGTTGAAAAACGGCGAAGCACTTGTGTTCGCCTACCGCGTATACATCCATTCGGGTGATGCCGCGCAAGCCAAAGTCGGAGACCGCTATGCGGACTATGTCACCCCCCCGAAAGCCGAGTGGGCAGGCGCAAAGTAG
- a CDS encoding prepilin-type N-terminal cleavage/methylation domain-containing protein, which yields MLPTQRDHSGGRRRGQRGGFTLVEVLVALAVMSAATWIIISLFTSSVKLEKNARSMRVAADLARARLADITARPEAYVWPAAEAVTAEQGAPLTLKSEQEASFFAMPAVLPSNPIAANSEKNFYDNFTWEAYVTRPPAGRGYYDILVVVGWQEANRSQQLILTGSIPTAMAKEAS from the coding sequence GTGTTACCTACACAACGCGACCACTCGGGAGGGCGGCGTCGCGGGCAGCGGGGAGGCTTTACGCTGGTAGAAGTCCTCGTCGCCCTTGCGGTCATGAGCGCCGCAACGTGGATCATCATCTCCCTCTTCACAAGCAGCGTTAAGCTGGAGAAGAACGCGCGTTCGATGCGCGTCGCGGCGGACCTGGCCCGTGCCCGCCTGGCGGACATCACGGCGCGGCCGGAAGCCTATGTGTGGCCCGCGGCTGAGGCAGTCACGGCGGAGCAAGGCGCTCCCCTCACGTTGAAGTCGGAGCAGGAGGCGAGTTTTTTCGCGATGCCCGCGGTTTTGCCTTCCAATCCGATTGCCGCCAATAGCGAGAAGAACTTCTACGACAACTTTACGTGGGAAGCGTATGTGACACGACCGCCGGCGGGGCGCGGATACTACGACATCCTTGTGGTTGTGGGCTGGCAGGAGGCCAACCGCTCGCAGCAGCTCATATTGACCGGCAGCATTCCTACAGCGATGGCAAAGGAGGCCTCATGA
- a CDS encoding type II secretion system protein: MMDARRNRGFTLVELILVIAILGVLSTIGVVMFGRINNLWTQTRNKTELDARAEYALEQVRQDIAAFVSPALTGAPLQGVDSVASDPAFPGVKLASDSLLIPIRGTTPAGGEVLAAVKYAVVAESGTRILTRAPMGLYGEAGEAKSTEVTEGVAQFNVQYAGPEGQWQDAWDGAQPPSAVRVSLVVAEPGRPERQVAREAIFAVHVN; this comes from the coding sequence ATGATGGATGCGCGGCGCAATCGGGGGTTTACCCTGGTCGAGTTGATTCTTGTCATCGCGATTCTGGGCGTCTTGAGTACGATAGGCGTGGTGATGTTCGGGCGCATCAACAACCTGTGGACCCAAACGCGGAACAAGACCGAACTGGATGCGCGGGCCGAATATGCCCTTGAACAGGTTCGCCAGGATATAGCGGCGTTTGTATCGCCCGCGCTCACGGGGGCCCCTCTGCAAGGTGTGGACAGCGTGGCGTCTGATCCGGCATTTCCGGGGGTGAAGCTGGCGTCGGACAGCCTGCTTATTCCGATACGGGGCACGACGCCCGCGGGCGGCGAGGTGCTGGCGGCGGTGAAATATGCCGTGGTGGCCGAAAGCGGCACCCGGATCTTGACGCGCGCTCCCATGGGGCTTTATGGCGAAGCGGGTGAGGCGAAGTCCACGGAGGTTACAGAGGGCGTGGCGCAGTTCAATGTGCAATATGCAGGACCGGAGGGACAGTGGCAGGATGCCTGGGACGGGGCGCAGCCTCCTTCGGCCGTGCGTGTATCGCTGGTAGTGGCAGAACCCGGGCGTCCGGAACGGCAAGTGGCCCGCGAGGCCATCTTTGCCGTGCACGTGAACTGA
- a CDS encoding type II secretion system protein GspK, which produces MNMARQNNNRRGAALVLAVGLLAIFAALGTTYVAYMTLEQRRSNDYVAKVRARQMADSAIWASVGEIQAALAGGETPAMGPREEELVPVYQKVLAKSTPVAWERRDGRVLVSVEDESAKLNINHASPRVLQAMLAIDGQLARTIRSRVPRPGEAPSKDQQWFSSVDGLVARGFLTRDALNQVEPRPGALLTAHSVADNLNPRAYINVNAAPKEVLAALFNPETAERIVTARAQQPLMDFAGLLEATQADPATFNLEVPADGAAPTEIAFQSRSFRIVCTAEARKAGEVQAACRVEAVVVLSDTGVAEITYWKEMPAVVEERETAASGLNTQHPVAES; this is translated from the coding sequence ATGAACATGGCCAGACAGAATAACAACCGGCGCGGCGCCGCATTGGTCCTTGCCGTGGGCCTGCTTGCGATATTTGCGGCCCTTGGCACCACTTATGTGGCGTACATGACCCTCGAACAGCGGCGTTCGAATGATTACGTCGCGAAAGTGCGGGCCCGGCAAATGGCTGACAGCGCCATCTGGGCCAGTGTTGGCGAGATTCAAGCGGCGCTGGCCGGCGGCGAAACCCCTGCGATGGGTCCGCGGGAAGAAGAACTGGTTCCCGTGTACCAGAAGGTGTTGGCGAAGAGCACTCCTGTGGCCTGGGAGCGCCGCGACGGCCGCGTGCTGGTCTCCGTGGAAGACGAGTCGGCCAAACTCAATATCAACCATGCCTCGCCCCGCGTTCTCCAGGCAATGTTGGCTATTGACGGGCAGCTGGCCCGCACCATTCGGAGCCGGGTGCCTCGCCCCGGCGAGGCGCCCTCGAAGGACCAGCAATGGTTCTCGAGCGTGGACGGATTGGTTGCACGCGGATTCCTGACGCGCGATGCCTTGAATCAGGTCGAACCGCGGCCGGGCGCCTTGTTAACGGCCCATTCTGTAGCGGACAATCTGAACCCCCGGGCATATATCAACGTCAATGCCGCCCCCAAAGAGGTGCTGGCGGCTTTGTTTAACCCTGAGACGGCCGAGCGCATCGTGACCGCTCGCGCCCAGCAGCCGCTGATGGACTTCGCGGGGCTGCTCGAGGCCACCCAAGCGGACCCGGCGACGTTCAACCTTGAGGTCCCGGCGGACGGCGCCGCGCCTACCGAGATCGCGTTCCAATCGCGCAGTTTTCGGATAGTCTGCACGGCAGAAGCACGAAAAGCAGGGGAAGTTCAAGCGGCGTGCCGCGTGGAAGCGGTCGTCGTGTTATCGGACACGGGAGTCGCGGAAATCACATATTGGAAGGAAATGCCAGCCGTGGTCGAAGAACGCGAGACGGCGGCGTCGGGTTTGAATACACAACATCCTGTGGCGGAATCGTAA
- a CDS encoding type II secretion system F family protein, translating into MPSKADNARESGPKAKRVRRRTATTAAESTSAELVEEMTGAEESAPKKRAAAHRVTAVRDTSGPRGRSLLGSSVRRKDITVFLRQLVMLLEAGTPLLKSLKTLSRRLESRGIRNMVQDIAEQVENGNPLWQAFERHPHEYFDTVFVALVKASEASGTLVSTLRRQAEYYERREMLRRRVISALVYPVVLVALCITVLFIMAKFVVPAFKEIFSEGGLEVTLPAFTQGLISVLEFLTSWPMLIVIGVIIGLFILYLLWQRSPVNRLLADRIKLRLPLVGRISQKYAVAQMASSLSMLLRSGLSMMVTLDLTRNAIHNQAVAQVLQRVRSSVEQGSGIEDPLRAEPKVIPPVVTDMLVTGEEAGQLDQVAEHIAQTYEEEVQLDINTLTDLLPVFLVIVLGAAVMMLVLGFFLPLISSIDQLTSAA; encoded by the coding sequence ATGCCATCCAAAGCCGACAATGCGAGAGAATCGGGCCCGAAAGCAAAACGGGTGCGGAGGCGCACGGCAACCACAGCCGCGGAAAGCACCTCGGCTGAGCTCGTGGAAGAAATGACCGGCGCCGAAGAGAGCGCGCCGAAGAAGCGAGCGGCGGCCCATAGGGTCACGGCTGTGCGCGACACTTCCGGGCCGCGGGGCAGAAGCCTGCTGGGCTCGTCAGTGCGGCGCAAAGACATCACGGTGTTCCTGCGCCAGCTGGTTATGTTGCTGGAGGCAGGCACGCCTCTGCTGAAGTCACTCAAGACGCTGTCGCGCCGTCTCGAGAGCCGGGGCATCCGCAACATGGTCCAGGATATCGCCGAGCAGGTGGAAAACGGGAACCCGTTGTGGCAGGCCTTCGAGCGGCATCCTCACGAATACTTCGACACCGTGTTCGTGGCCTTGGTCAAAGCGAGTGAGGCCAGCGGTACCCTGGTGAGCACGCTCCGCCGTCAGGCCGAGTACTACGAACGCCGCGAGATGTTGCGCCGGCGCGTCATTAGCGCCCTGGTGTACCCGGTGGTTCTGGTGGCCTTGTGCATAACCGTCCTGTTCATCATGGCGAAATTCGTGGTGCCGGCATTCAAGGAGATTTTCTCGGAGGGCGGTCTTGAGGTTACCTTGCCGGCATTCACGCAGGGGCTCATTTCGGTGCTCGAATTCCTGACGTCATGGCCGATGCTGATCGTGATTGGGGTGATTATCGGGCTGTTCATTCTTTACTTGCTGTGGCAGCGAAGCCCGGTCAACCGGTTGTTGGCTGACCGGATCAAGCTTCGCCTGCCGCTCGTGGGCAGGATCAGCCAGAAGTATGCCGTCGCTCAAATGGCAAGTTCCCTGTCCATGTTGCTGCGCAGCGGGTTGTCGATGATGGTCACCCTGGACCTGACGCGGAACGCCATCCACAACCAGGCGGTTGCGCAAGTGCTTCAACGGGTCCGGAGTTCGGTGGAGCAAGGCAGCGGGATCGAAGATCCCTTGCGCGCCGAGCCTAAGGTGATCCCGCCGGTGGTGACGGACATGCTGGTCACGGGCGAAGAAGCCGGTCAACTGGACCAAGTGGCGGAGCATATCGCCCAAACATACGAAGAAGAGGTCCAGCTTGACATCAACACACTGACCGACCTTCTGCCGGTCTTCCTCGTAATAGTCCTCGGTGCCGCGGTTATGATGCTCGTTCTGGGCTTCTTCCTGCCGCTGATTTCGAGTATCGATCAGTTGACCTCAGCCGCCTAA
- a CDS encoding long-chain-fatty-acid--CoA ligase, whose translation MNVTELLEERARQYGQRTFLICEDTNYSFETICENSARVAVNLAAHGVGRGDKVVLLMGNSLEFLYVFLGAGRIGAVIVPVNPTLKPDEISHITNNSEAETLITIPELASALPVLRGFIPGVKRFFVVGGATECAESFSELMRPVTEVPPIVAERDDAAALIYTSGTTGMPKGVILTHGNYLANAHMLVRAQTVTEDDRFFCVLPLFHVNAQVVTILTPLMAGASVVLMKKFNPFAILPMIQKYRPTIMSAVPTIYNVMSRMAKAQEFDLSSIRSFATGAAPMPEETFREAARTLKRPIVAGYGLTEATCASAVADARDPIRWNSVGSPLPFTLMRVIDENGADVPYGEIGEILIAGPTVMKGYYKDPEATAEVLRDGWLHTGDLGRFDEDGYLYIVGRVKDMIIRGGQNIYPQQVEDVISRLPGVEECCVVGVEEARWGQEVLAVVKRTENINLAESDVIKHCRQYLARYKCPAFVRFVDELPKTPTGKIKKMEVAASFADIAKSV comes from the coding sequence GTGAATGTTACGGAACTGCTTGAGGAACGTGCGCGGCAGTACGGGCAGCGGACCTTCCTCATTTGTGAAGATACGAACTACTCGTTCGAGACAATTTGCGAGAACAGCGCCCGAGTTGCGGTAAATCTTGCCGCGCACGGTGTGGGACGGGGCGACAAGGTCGTCTTGCTCATGGGCAACTCGCTCGAGTTTCTGTACGTGTTCCTGGGCGCGGGGCGAATCGGGGCGGTGATCGTACCCGTGAATCCCACGCTCAAGCCGGACGAGATCTCCCATATAACCAACAACTCCGAGGCCGAGACGCTCATCACCATTCCCGAGCTGGCGTCCGCGCTCCCGGTGCTCCGCGGATTCATTCCCGGGGTGAAACGCTTCTTCGTGGTGGGCGGCGCTACGGAGTGCGCGGAGTCGTTCTCGGAGCTGATGAGACCCGTTACTGAGGTGCCGCCTATCGTGGCCGAGCGGGACGATGCGGCCGCGCTCATTTACACGTCGGGCACGACGGGCATGCCCAAGGGCGTAATCCTGACGCACGGCAACTATCTCGCCAATGCCCATATGCTGGTGCGTGCGCAGACCGTGACCGAGGACGACCGGTTCTTCTGCGTTTTGCCGCTGTTTCACGTCAATGCCCAGGTCGTGACCATCCTGACGCCGCTGATGGCGGGCGCGTCGGTCGTGCTGATGAAGAAATTCAATCCTTTCGCCATACTGCCCATGATCCAGAAGTACCGCCCGACCATCATGAGTGCGGTCCCCACGATCTACAATGTGATGTCCCGGATGGCGAAGGCGCAGGAGTTTGACCTTTCATCGATCCGTTCGTTTGCTACGGGCGCCGCGCCGATGCCCGAGGAAACATTTCGCGAAGCTGCGCGCACGCTGAAACGGCCGATAGTTGCGGGGTACGGCCTGACCGAGGCCACCTGCGCCAGCGCTGTGGCCGACGCCCGGGACCCCATCCGGTGGAATTCGGTGGGAAGCCCTCTGCCGTTCACCCTCATGCGCGTGATTGACGAGAACGGCGCCGACGTGCCCTATGGCGAGATTGGCGAAATCCTCATAGCGGGCCCGACGGTCATGAAGGGGTATTATAAGGACCCCGAAGCCACCGCGGAAGTGCTGCGCGACGGCTGGCTTCATACGGGGGACCTCGGCCGTTTCGACGAAGACGGTTACCTCTACATCGTGGGCCGTGTGAAAGACATGATTATCCGCGGGGGCCAGAACATCTATCCGCAACAAGTCGAGGATGTCATCTCGCGGCTGCCGGGGGTTGAAGAGTGCTGCGTGGTTGGGGTCGAGGAGGCCCGCTGGGGCCAGGAAGTGCTCGCGGTCGTCAAGCGTACCGAGAACATCAACCTCGCCGAGAGCGATGTGATCAAACACTGCCGCCAATACCTCGCCAGATATAAGTGTCCGGCGTTTGTGCGGTTCGTAGACGAATTGCCCAAGACGCCGACGGGCAAGATCAAGAAGATGGAAGTGGCCGCCAGTTTCGCGGATATTGCGAAAAGCGTGTAG
- a CDS encoding nuclear transport factor 2 family protein has translation MVRKQFLYGVVTLAVVFGVCGCAGMQKGPSDQELIQQTLIRWKSGIESHNVDEMMAVISEEFVSDEGGSKADFREYVAGLIDDGTFSGAQLDIERPTVTVEGDMATVENAGLHGDRGSVVLDMDLKKEADGVWRIVGIQAY, from the coding sequence ATGGTGCGCAAACAGTTCTTGTATGGTGTCGTTACGCTGGCGGTTGTATTCGGCGTTTGCGGATGCGCCGGCATGCAGAAAGGCCCCTCGGACCAGGAACTCATCCAGCAGACCCTCATCAGATGGAAATCGGGTATCGAGAGCCACAATGTCGATGAGATGATGGCCGTGATCTCGGAGGAATTCGTCAGCGATGAGGGCGGCAGCAAAGCCGATTTTCGCGAATATGTCGCGGGGCTCATCGATGATGGCACGTTCTCCGGCGCACAGCTGGACATCGAACGTCCCACAGTCACCGTCGAAGGCGACATGGCCACGGTGGAGAACGCCGGTCTCCACGGCGACCGCGGCAGCGTCGTTCTAGATATGGATCTCAAGAAAGAGGCCGACGGAGTGTGGCGCATCGTCGGCATTCAGGCGTACTGA
- a CDS encoding IMP cyclohydrolase has protein sequence MAEKDLKQMYRTRTEGNFPDTIELLGRAYTKVEDLRYGTNPHQPAAFYRPTAGKNLVLGAYELLKTGKSGLSQTNIEDMHHAVGILKYLRRPACAVMKHCNPSGAAIQVQEMPLVEVYQRARDADAQAAFGSVVAFNTAVDADTAAEIMQTVVEGVAAPAFTPEALETFQDFDRFKRNKEIRIVKLPDFSGLPKFIEDGTEVFEMKVFDDGSVVLATPYLSRVKGPQDLVPAYCDHAKKGRIEIARKPTTRELDDLLFAWYVNIHVRSNGCVIARNGQTLAVGTGEQDRVGAVEQAVIKAANKYTGAETMDGAVMSSDGFFPFRDAVDAATKKGVSAIVQPGGSVNDYDAILACNEANAAMVFSMERCFSHH, from the coding sequence ATGGCGGAAAAAGATCTCAAGCAGATGTACCGCACGCGAACCGAGGGCAATTTCCCAGACACCATAGAGCTGCTGGGGCGCGCATACACCAAGGTCGAGGACCTGCGGTACGGCACAAACCCCCACCAGCCCGCGGCGTTCTACCGGCCCACCGCTGGCAAGAACCTGGTCCTGGGCGCCTACGAGCTCCTCAAGACCGGCAAGAGCGGCCTGTCGCAAACCAACATCGAGGACATGCACCACGCGGTCGGCATCCTCAAGTATCTGCGCCGCCCGGCGTGCGCGGTCATGAAACACTGCAACCCCTCGGGGGCCGCGATCCAGGTCCAGGAGATGCCGCTCGTCGAGGTGTACCAGCGCGCCCGCGATGCCGACGCCCAGGCGGCCTTCGGCAGCGTCGTGGCCTTCAACACAGCGGTCGATGCCGATACCGCCGCCGAGATCATGCAGACCGTCGTCGAAGGCGTGGCCGCGCCCGCGTTTACGCCCGAAGCGCTCGAGACCTTTCAGGACTTCGACCGGTTCAAGCGCAATAAGGAAATTCGCATCGTCAAACTGCCCGATTTTTCAGGACTGCCCAAGTTTATCGAAGACGGCACTGAGGTGTTCGAAATGAAGGTGTTCGACGACGGAAGCGTGGTGCTGGCAACCCCCTACCTTTCCCGCGTCAAGGGTCCGCAAGATCTCGTGCCCGCCTATTGTGACCATGCCAAGAAGGGCCGCATCGAAATCGCCCGAAAACCCACAACGCGCGAGCTCGACGACCTGCTCTTCGCCTGGTACGTCAACATCCACGTGCGGTCCAACGGCTGCGTCATCGCCAGGAACGGCCAGACCCTCGCCGTCGGCACCGGCGAACAGGACCGCGTGGGAGCGGTCGAGCAGGCCGTCATCAAAGCCGCCAACAAATACACTGGCGCCGAAACCATGGACGGCGCCGTGATGTCATCCGACGGGTTCTTCCCGTTCCGCGACGCCGTCGACGCCGCCACCAAAAAAGGCGTTTCGGCCATCGTACAGCCAGGAGGCAGCGTCAACGACTACGATGCTATCCTCGCGTGCAACGAAGCCAACGCAGCCATGGTCTTCTCCATGGAACGCTGCTTCTCGCACCACTGA